The Girardinichthys multiradiatus isolate DD_20200921_A chromosome 21, DD_fGirMul_XY1, whole genome shotgun sequence genomic sequence ATCATTCCTGCAGATAAATGAATTGAAAAGACAACACAGTCCAGCCCTGATGAATGGGAGGAGAGGGGGCGGTCACGTGGGGGCTGCAGCTTCTCGTTCATTGGTCCTCCCCAATAACATGCAGTCACCAAATAATAATCCGCCGTGCTGGGGCCCGCGCGTCCATGTCTCTTGACATCATCAGTCGCAGATATTTTCAGATTGCTGACTGGGAATTTAGTAAACCGTTAAAtagtagaaagaaaaaaaatatatatatatcacctTAGGACAGAAAGTCAATATGTACCAGAATAACCAGAAAGTGCCACGTTGTCtttgtcaaacatattttataaaggAGTTCAGCCTTTTGATGCGTAACTGAAAACGTTTTGTTTAATTAAGCACTTTGACTGACGGACTGACTTCAGTCTGTCAAGTCTGTCCGTCCATGTTGCATAAAAGACAAATCCTTATTGTATAGGATGGGCTGGTAGCTGTCAGGACAGTCATTTTCCTCAAGTAAACCCTATTTAGTTTTGCAGGAAAATTTGTGGCTTTtcaatttcaaatatatttctCGAAAGCCCAACGGGCAATTTTTTCTGACCACTTCTACAACCTTCTTAAGATCGTTTAATTATGAAAGTATCCCTTTACCTCAAAGGAAATTAGAATCTGAATACATTGTCTACCTCTCTGAAAGCTGGAGCATCTGCGAGTTAGGTTTACACGCTATCAGTGTTTAACTTGGACCTATACCACAATTCTTAATGCGTCCATCGCGGTTTGCCTGCTTGCGGTAGAGCAACTTGCCCCATTTTAATATGCACCAGTGGTGCATATAGTCTGTGGGGTTGTCGAAGTCATCAAGTGGGATTTGCGGTGCTCGCTCTGCAGGAACCTCCGGGTGATGGAGTTTAAAGCCAAACGAAACGGACCAGACCATGCCATTATGGATCACTCAAACTGGCTTCTATTCTGCACACTGCATCTTCCAAATCAATCTTGGAAACCCAAGCAGAGAGGGTCAGGTTAAGATATAGAATTTTCAGGTCCTTGAGACTTTCGTAAGGCATGCATGCAATTTACCAACATTGCAAAATTCAAAGGAATTTCTTTCACAGACGGTACAATTACAAATACAGGAGTCAGAACTGCAGGTGATGAGCAACAAGTGAGGGTAAACATAAAATCGGGCGGTAAAAAACAGACTTTTGGACAAAAGTGATTGAACTGACTCCAACAAATCTAATTTTAAGGCGTAAAGCATTTtgcttaattaaaataatactggCTGTTTATTGTAATAACCATAACGCGTATAATTTAAATGTCACTACCAAGTTTATTGTCACGGATTTACAGCTGATTTAAAGCCGACGTCGTTTCATGAGATCTAGCTGCAATATGTAACATTTATGTTTATGATCCTGCACAGCTCTCCTGCCTACATGTCGCCAAGAGCGACTCAGTGAATCATTGAGTGAGTGCATGCACAACCTGAACCAGAAATAGCCCCTTCCACACCAAGTTTTGCATTACACTCCTCACTGCTGCTGCGATGCCACTCTGAATTCTGCTGCTGCGAGCTGGTCGCGCCTGAAGGCCTTTTAATAAACCTCTTCTGGATCCGCCAGGTGTGCAAATATTGATCCATGATCTAACGCGATGCTGTCAGCGAAGATACTGACAGATCAATCCGTTGCAAATCTAAAAAGGAAATACAATTGACTTTGCACTTTCATTTGCAATAATAATTAATGGTAATCAACCCAGCAAATACAATGAATTAATATTATACCAATACATTATTTCAGTTATCCGAAAATTATTCGTTTAGTCATAAAACGTGCAAACATAAAGTATCTACAAGTTCAGTGCAAtgtatgattgtttttaaattctcGCCAATGTTCAAGCACAACTTTCAGGAATAAAACTTGCATCAAAGCTGTTCGTTCTGTGTACACGTACCTTTTTAAATCACCTTTTGTTTAATTATATGACTTTTAATCAGAATATACTAAACTTATACCTTAAATAAACGCGAGGCGTTTAAACAGTTTGAGTTTCAGAAATGTGtatgcttaaaatacaaataatgagTGGAAGTTTTGGTCTAGATAAGAATAAAGATATTCCAGATTCCACTGTCCAGGGAATTGGTAAGCATTCTGCAGCACTGTGTCATACATCTCTATGACTATCAGCGTGTAAAGTAAAATCTGgtaattattacattttacttttttacttgaccacatttttcatattaataaaaacagaacccCAGCAATAGCTGCAAAAAGACAATTTCTACCATCTTAAAGGATTGTCTTTTTTAGGgcattcagaccaaagcagaaTTGATCCTGCAAGAGAATTTTATTCTTTCTGGTACTTACAGCACAGTTTAATTTTGGAACTAAAGTCTTCGACGGAACCACCTCTTGTGACCCTCATCTGCTGCCGTCCTTAGGtctaaagcaaagaaaaaaatcgCCCCGGACCATAACAACAGGTCCCGTCCATTACATTTTTCATCCTCGTCGGGAGAATGCCCGCCTGGTTCAGCCACTgaacgcacacacacaaacacacgcagATCCGGATCTCCACGGGGCTATAGCGACGAGTCAACTCCGCTGCAGGAGTTGCAGGGCAGGGACGGCTGCATATTTTAAGACGGAGCTTCCTCTACAGCGCTTATTGACTATTTGCTTCAGTCTATTTTAAAACTCGACACGCGGTGCGATTGTTTGCACAacttcacccccccccccccacacacacactactcTCAGCGATCTATTTACGTGCGTAAAGTTGTGCGTAATTTGCGTGTAAAGTTGTGGCTGAACACGTTGCGTTGCAAAATGAAGATGTCGCTGCATTATTTATGATCCGCataacatataaatatatatatacatatatagtgGCAATAGACATACTCTTTCATGTAACCACGGAAATACATTTGGGGGCGGGGGTCTGCTCCATTAACTTCAACCTTTGTTCGCTGCCTCGACATACAAGGCGACGGTATATCCAgataaactttttaatatttatattctgCAATAACCTTTGCATAACTGTTTTCTCGCACGACGCATGCGCACTGACCACTCGCTGTCACTAAGACATTTTTCAACACGTTGGAAACTGTCACCAGTGACGTCAATCATAGAGCTCTGACCAATTAGAGCGCGGGGTGATTGTTTAGCTCCACGGGCTTCAGCGCCTACCATGAATCTCTATTCAGTATCAAAGCGTCCTGCTGCTGCCTCTCAACCGAATGGGATTCCATGTTGTCTGCAGATAGACTTAActttagaaagttttttttttcctttattttttttattgcgattaaaatatatttgccatcattattattattttgcctGCTGTCAAGTTATTCTAAAATTAGGAAGCAATGAGCGTGGATGCTTTGGGAAGCCCCGTGATGGACCCTGCGTTTTCCAAACGGAACACGGCTCTGAGATTAGTTGACTTGGCAGGGGCTCACCACCATCACCATCATCACCACCATACCCCTCAGAGCGTGACAGGCTTCCCGGGGTTCGGCAGCCATCCACACTCAATGGCTCACTCGCACCCTGGGGAGATTACTGCGGAACCCCGCCTGGGGCCGAGTCCATTCGGGCCAGAACACATGGGGCACACCGCGGCCCTCAAAATCAGCCCAGCCCATCATTATCcccaccaccatcaccaccaccacAATCATCATATGGCAGGCCACAGTGAAGTGGTCTCCAGTCAAACGGGAGCTTTTGGCCCGGTTCAGCCGACGTCGGTCCCTTATTCTATGCCCCACACGGCCCAGGCTCTATCCGCAGGTAGGGATTTCCTCATCCGGAGAGATCTGACGGCTCAAGCCATGCCAGTACTGACTGACCAGACTGCTGGTTCAGCCTCTCACCACGGAATGTTTGTCTCAACAACAGGTAGCTATCCCGGACACTATGGTCACCACCCTGACGCAGGGAACCACACCACCCTCTTATCCGGACTCCACCACGAGCAGCCTTCCAGCGGATCACCGGGTGGCCAGGCGCTGAATGGACAAATAAGGTTAGGACTACCTGGAGAAATGTACGTTCGGTCTGATCACTTAAGTCAAGTAGCAAGCTCCAGGGCTGATCCCTTTTCCGCATCACCTCTGCACGGCTACGGCGGTCTGAATCTAAACATGAATCTCGGCGCTCATCACCACCCGCatcacccccacccccaccaccATGGAGGACCCGGAGCTTTTTTCCGCTACATGAGGCAGCCGATAAAGCAAGAGCTTATTTGCAAGTGGCTGGAGCCGGAGCTCTCGCCCAAGAAACTCTGCTCCAAAACTTACAGCACCATGCACGAACTCGTCACGCATGTTACGGTGGAGCACGTCGGAGGACCGGAGCAGGCGAACCACATATGCTTTTGGGAAGAGTGTCCGAGGGAAGGCAAGCCGTTTAAGGCAAAGTACAAGCTGGTGAATCACATTAGAGTTCACACCGGGGAGAAGCCGTTTCCCTGCCCCTTCCCTGGCTGCGGGAAAGTGTTTGCAAGATCCGAGAATCTAAAAATCCATAAAAGGACGCACACAGGTGAGTGGCGAAGAAATGTATTCGAGATGTTGAAAGTGCATGAAGTAAAATGATCAAATCGCATGAATAATTTATTATTctctaaaatagttttttgcaatattttcagattttatcccAATTTTACGAGCTTGAATATGCTGCAATAACCTGCATGCCAAAAAGACACCTGTTATTTAGTGTGTTGCAAGTTTCTCAAAGGttggtgggggggtgggggggtagGATTATGGTACAGCTCACTCAGGCGTTTGACGGTTCAAACCTCTTGTTTACATCGCGGCACAAAAGAAAGAGGCCCACATAACATCTTATCTGAACAGCTCAGTGCGTGCCAAACCATGACTGGATGGCAAAAGTTGGAGAGAGTTGCATCTCCCACACTAACTGCGGtgatgtttttttgtctgtttttattatggatttaattattatttattcctATTGTTTTGACGATTACTTTTTAGTTACACGTTGGATTTTAAGCGTTTTGCGTCTAGAGTCGCTTTTGGTCGTTATTTTTTCAACCTTAATGTACAGGATTGCATCTGTTCATGATGAAGATTTTGAGAGTGTTCGCAAGCCAAATGCAACAAGTTGACTCGTGCAGACCAGAGCAGAGCTTTTTACAAGCTTATAGGCAGTTTGCATGCTGACCTGTTTGTGTGTGCAGTGCAGACttagcagtaaaaaaaaaaaaaaagaacaccaatGGGTCAATATGGCTGCCTGCCTCTATGAGCCAGAAGGAAAATAAAGGCCTCAAAATGTCGAGTCAGACTTGTAAATGATTACAGTGactgcaccccccccccccctatcCACTCTCACCCCCCCGCCCCCCCCCCCACTCATCTGCTCCATTCCTGCACCCCTCTATGTATTATTCATACAATTTGCTCACATTACCTAAGTACAAATCTGTTAAATTATTTCTGTGTGTTGACTCCCGAGGGGCCTGGTCTTTTTGGTATCATGTTTAAAACCCAAGCTGAAAGTGTGGTTATGACTAGGGTCTGCCCCTGGGGTCTGTTTCCTCGAACGGTTTCTTGTACTACACTAATATCCTTGATTGGCTCTCTCAACCCAACAGCTGAAGGTCAAATTGATATTCAACCCGCAAGTGTAATTAGACAGAGGCAATTACATATTCTCAAAAGCTTTAAtcggaggaggagaaggagaaaaaaatcagCGGTGGATGATTTCCGTCTAATTTATTCAGATTGTCTTTTTTCACCTCTTTCTCCCTGACTTCTCCCCTCAAATTCAACAGAAATACTTAATAATATAAAGCGAATTTAGATTCAGACCACGTTTGATAggcttgaaaaacaaaaagcatgcaGGTTTTCAGTCAGTTTTGACCCAGCTGAGGCCAGATAAAGGCGCAGGAGAGCAGGGACGCAGGACCCCACCCCCTTTCACCACAGACCCATTTTTCGGGCAAACGTTTATATTTCTGCAACTTTGTGCACGATTAATAGATGTAAACGTTAGAAAAAGTAAAGTTACAATGAAAatgttggaaaaatattttaaattcccCACAATGCAACAACCCAAAGAACATAAACATGTCCCATTCGGCTTGTGAAGGATCAAAGTCGTTGACTGTGAATGCATTGTTTATTTTACCTCAATGCAAGCATAAAATCACGTCATGGAAAATATTACAGTGGTATATCTCATGCATTCATTAGAATCAAGAAATGTGAGctcaaatttaattcaatttatttatgtgtCTTACAGTTGAAATTCAAAACACATAATCATAAGGCACTGTACAATATAAGTAGGTGCATTTCCAGTTATGTAGATGACGTCTTGGAACATCATTATAACAGTCATGACAAAAAGTAATGAAACAAAACTACAAAGATAGGATAAGTTAATTCAGGGAAGATAAAattcataaaatacattaaataaaaacttaagatgtgaaaaaaaaatgcgGAAAACGTCCATAACATCAATTCAACGGCTTTATCTCTGGCTGATTAATCAATCAGTTTCTTACCAATATATGCCATTAAAAAGTCAGATTCGGATACAGTTGTAATTATATCACAGTACTGTCAAGGTAGTTAATCATATGATGCCAAGTGGCAAAAAGTTACCTATATTTATGGAAGTCTACCTGAATACTGAGACTGAGTAATGAGACAGTGACTTTGCAGCAGACCTCTTCCAGCGTAAACAGATGAATGCATGTATTTAGAAATAACAAGCAATGCtgttaaggaaataaaaacatcaaatatcTTATGTGTTTAACATCTTACTGGGTCTCCATTGCTGCCAACAGGTGAGAAACCCTTCAAGTGTGAGTTCGACGGTTGTGACCGACGCTTCGCCAACAGTAGCGACCGGAAGAAGCACTCCCACGTGCACACCAGCGACAAGCCCTACAATTGCAAAGTTCGGGGCTGCGACAAGTCCTACACTCACCCCAGCTCCCTACGGAAGCACATGAAGGTTCACTGCAAGTCCCCCCCGCCCAGTTCGGGCTATGAGTCGTCCACTCCCTCCCTGGTGTCCCCCTCATCGGACTTGGGCCGGGAGCCGGCCGGGGGCCCCTCGGTACTGTCGGATCCATCGGTGGGGGCctcgcagcagcagcagcagcagccagcgAATTTAAGTGAGTGGTACGTGTGCCACAGTTCAGGTGCAAGCGGTGGGCATACACCACCCAGCGGCCACTCCACGCCCGACCCTTCGGAGGAACCTCCCTACAGGAACCCCCAACCCAGGGATGCGTTCTGAGTTCAACGTCAGCACACATTTCCAAAAGCTCAACTCCTGAAATGGTTTGCCTATATACCTGTGAGGGCCCTCTGGTCCAcccttttcccttttttgttATGAATAATTCACCAGGACAGACACTCCGAGCCAAGAGACGCACTTAACTCTACTGGAAGGAAACTGCGCAAACCTTCCAGGCATGGTTTCTTCTAACAGGAactgatattttttattattatgttaagCTTATCCAAAACTGATGGCTCGTTGCTTCTCCTGCGAACTCCACTTGTGGAGAGAGACATGTATATCTCGTTAGACTATGTGGTACATTATTGTAGGCTGTAGGCATGATGGTGTGCaacatgtttttgtaaaaaaaaaaaaaaaaaaaaaaagtcatttctGCCTTCagtatgtttttgtatttatttttcaatcgGATTTGGAGATATTTTGTACGATCGAACCAAAGTGCATGTTTTAAAAATCGAAGCAGATTGTACATTTGTAAATTTTGTACAAGTTTCAATGTGTTTGAATGTTGATTAGTTTTGTAAGGAGCGGTTTACATCTTTTtttatccttattttatttttaatgaaattgTGCGAAAAGGAACGAAAGAATTCAGCTGTTTCATAAGCTTAAAGTATTTCGTATATGACGTcaattataaatgttttatcaaagtaaaaaaaaaaacgaaatctGGTGATTTTTGTATCATTGtcggtgttttttttttttttttgtgttgttttatctaAAAATCAAGCACTAAATACGTACCGAACTGCCTTGTATTTTGTGAGTATTTGGAATAAATCTTGTATGACAGTGAAATACTTTGGAGCTATTCAGATCTGTGGAAACAGAGTTTTTGAAAGGAtatagacaaaaaaataaacatttttgtgttctAATCTTTCGtttgtaaacaaaaatgtgaagttAAAATGTGTATTAATATAATTTCTGCTCATTTTTAGACCGAGACAATTCTTTTATCTAAAACGTTTTAGACCCACACAGCGTCTGGAAATAGTActaacagcttttatttttattgagtaGTGGAAGGGGGAAAAGTGTTGTGCATTGTGCTCTACTCGTGTTAAATCTTACTTACTCAGCTCCACTTTGCTTTGACTCAGACGATGGTCTGCGAATTTGATGAAAGGCTACAATATTCGGATCCAGacttcaaagagccattttgcacaaagaaaccattttttttttccttttttgcacGACGGTGAATCCTCATGGTGAATTAAGATTTCTATAGCAATAGCCAAGTCAAACTCAAATGATATGGGGCCAAGTCCCAAGGACTCAAAAGCCGGCTCCAAAGAATGTAATATTTGCTTCCCATGGGGTAGGAAACGGTAATCTACGTCCTTTATGCTGCAGACCAGAGCggcataaagaaaagaaaaaatatattctttagcTTAAGGCCTACTTTAAGAAAATCAAAGGAGGAGCCGCTACAGCGCAGTTGTTCCTCGCCATAATAGACTCCTTTTGTAAAAAGAGGCTCAAAGAAGAAACTCATATTTTAGCGTCTATACATGAAATGCATAAGCGATAACAACAATTAATTGCAAGGAGGCAAATTCATTATCGTCTGCAGAGACGTATAGagatcttttatttttctttaaattgtaaTGAAAGTATTTCGAAGCAGACCTCAGCTGTTCTGGGAAAACTTCTGGCGTAGCCGAGAGTTTCACTCTGGCCTTGACTCAACCGGGAGGGGGTGTACTGATACTTTTATAGTTTTGTTAAGTTCATGACAGAAAGCAGTTCAAAAGAGGCGGAGGAGGATgcctcactctctctctctctgaaccAGCTGCTGTAGTTGGTGCAAAAAGAAAGAGACCGAGAGAAAAAGAGTTGGATCTCAATTGAAAGCGATTCTTTGAAGTGGGGAGTTAGTATCAGAGAGATTCTTTCTGGGTCGTCTGAACGACGTTGATGACATGGAAAGCCTTTTGTCACCGATTTGCCGGGCCCCTGTCTCACTCTATTTCAACTCCAAGcgtcaaaatagaaaagaataaGCGCAAGTGGTGCAGAAAGAAAGGATGTGCGACGTTTTAAAAAAGCTTGTTTGGTTAGAAAATAAGTAAGAGGGCGAGCTTGGACAAAAGGAGTGGGCGGCTGCCAATTAGATATGGCAAACTTCCGAGTCATTTTTCTGGATTCAGTTTTTGTAgcttgaataaaatgttttttatttagactGAGTAAACTAGAATTAGATGAAGCATCTCTTCTGCAGGTTTGTGCATGCTCATTCAGCAGCGGATTGGTGACCTTTATACCCTATAACGCCAAACtagtcattttattttagagATCTCTGTAGCTTTAACAAAGTTGGGACTGTCCTTAAAAATCTGCTGTATGTAAAGGTCTACTTCTATAGAGTTCTACCCTCTTTTTGAAGATCCGAAGTCCGAAatggccacacacacacacacacacacacacacacacacacacacatatatatatatatatatatatatatatatatatatatataattcaaaCTATGAGTTGCTTTTGTCGATACATTATGTTGTGAAATTACAATTACATCAATTACATCACCATAAATGGCTAATGTATCAAATATGATACAAAATGAGAAATCTAggtgatatttatttaaaatctaccTTTCTTAAAAGCATCCAACAGACAACAGACATTTACAACAcgtgtaatttaattaaatacatgACCATCAATTCCCTACGTATCAAATATGATACTAAGCAAAGTCAAATCCTGGTGCGTTTTTTCAGAAATAGTGACTCATTAAGAGGAAGTCcagtttttaaaatgctgaatttaaatacatatatgGCCGTAAACATCTAAGATATCATTTATGATACATGAAAGAGAATTAcatttgtattaaataaacaaatcataaaaaaaaataaaaaaatatttgtttcatcAGAAGAATCAGATTaacatgtatatttttaaaCCAAGGTGTTTGAACAAATACATAATCATAAATGTCTTATCTATCCAATAAACCGTTCAgtttttcctatttatttaaatacatggCCCATATGCTTTACGTGTCAATTTTGATCAATCCAGGTgatatttaaaagcaaattaaattacagttattttttttttaaatgtagagttttttttattattatttcttatgTTAGGGTTTAACTTGTGAGCAATATGTATTTCACTCGGTAAATAACTAGTTGTGCAAACGTTGTTAACATATCCTTGAATGTATGTAGATGTAAACTAAAGGTCTGAATGTGCTTAAAGTAAGAGGGATGAGTGACCCGTTAAGGTAAATCTGAGAATCTTTACGCACTGATTCTGTCGGGGACCTTTGATCTGACAACAACCTCAGGGTGAAGAATCAAAAACAGGTGTGTGCGTGCATTAGAGAGCCTTGTGGCCAGTAACAGTCCCTGGAAACCTGTGGCCGCAGGGCAGTTGCACCGGAAATACATATCCACATTAATTACCGGTGTTCGACAAACTCAAAAGAAATGGGAGGTTTCCAACTTCCAAAGCgctacaaaagaaaaataaaatgaatctaTTTCATTTCTTGCAGGAGCCTGTCACCGCCACGGCTACACAAGGCCTCATTTGAGTGTGAAATAtcatttctttgcaaaataatggAGGCGGTAATCCGACTTCCGGAAACTGTCCGGCGTTGTTGAACAAAGCCCCTTTAATAGGGGGATTAGCAGTCTTGGAGTAAAAGGACCCCCTCCTCCCCGCCCCTTCTCCCCCTTGTCCTCCACGCCTATACCCGACTCCAACTCCAAACCATTACCACCTCCAGCACCAACCAAGTCATAATTATCAGGAATGAAGTGGCCGGAATTGGCATGGTAATTGGAAATAAAAGGCAAGGGTGAGACAGGTGCAATGGTAATctgagaaagaaagaagaaaaaaaaaatctggaccCATTTGATCAATAAGATACATTATAATTATTACTTCAACAGCCATGTGCTGGTACTCATAAATTCGCGTCACTTTTTATTTACTGGATTTGATGGATGCGCAGAGGTGAGGTCAAAAGCCAACCCGCGCACCCCGAAGACGTTAACCGCAACCATAAAGGCTGtcacaaatattaaatatttcaatCTGATACCATTCAAGGTTACGTTTCCAAATGGGATACTGCGCGGGCTTCCGTCATAAAGATTTATGACGGCCTTCAAATTCACTGTATTTGGCGTATATAAAAAGGCGATTGAGCAGGCTACACCCCTGCGGTCGCCTTTGTAAACAGCAGTCCAAATTCACATAATTCACTATATAAAAACGTAACAATGTACTGCTTCTAGTGTTCTGTTCAGTTTTCAGTTTCATGATTATTGCCATACACACAGTTAAGAAACATGCTTCCCTGTGCAATTAAATTCTTCCGTTGCTGTACACGTTTAATACCAAATAAACAGGATACGC encodes the following:
- the zic4 gene encoding zinc finger protein ZIC 4 isoform X1 is translated as MSVDALGSPVMDPAFSKRNTALRLVDLAGAHHHHHHHHHTPQSVTGFPGFGSHPHSMAHSHPGEITAEPRLGPSPFGPEHMGHTAALKISPAHHYPHHHHHHHNHHMAGHSEVVSSQTGAFGPVQPTSVPYSMPHTAQALSAGRDFLIRRDLTAQAMPVLTDQTAGSASHHGMFVSTTGSYPGHYGHHPDAGNHTTLLSGLHHEQPSSGSPGGQALNGQIRLGLPGEMYVRSDHLSQVASSRADPFSASPLHGYGGLNLNMNLGAHHHPHHPHPHHHGGPGAFFRYMRQPIKQELICKWLEPELSPKKLCSKTYSTMHELVTHVTVEHVGGPEQANHICFWEECPREGKPFKAKYKLVNHIRVHTGEKPFPCPFPGCGKVFARSENLKIHKRTHTGEKPFKCEFDGCDRRFANSSDRKKHSHVHTSDKPYNCKVRGCDKSYTHPSSLRKHMKVHCKSPPPSSGYESSTPSLVSPSSDLGREPAGGPSVLSDPSVGASQQQQQQPANLSEWYVCHSSGASGGHTPPSGHSTPDPSEEPPYRNPQPRDAF
- the zic4 gene encoding zinc finger protein ZIC 4 isoform X2, which codes for MSVDALGSPVMDPAFSKRNTALRLVDLAGAHHHHHHHHHTPQSVTGFPGFGSHPHSMAHSHPGEITAEPRLGPSPFGPEHMGHTAALKISPAHHYPHHHHHHHNHHMAGHSEVVSSQTGAFGPVQPTSVPYSMPHTAQALSAGSYPGHYGHHPDAGNHTTLLSGLHHEQPSSGSPGGQALNGQIRLGLPGEMYVRSDHLSQVASSRADPFSASPLHGYGGLNLNMNLGAHHHPHHPHPHHHGGPGAFFRYMRQPIKQELICKWLEPELSPKKLCSKTYSTMHELVTHVTVEHVGGPEQANHICFWEECPREGKPFKAKYKLVNHIRVHTGEKPFPCPFPGCGKVFARSENLKIHKRTHTGEKPFKCEFDGCDRRFANSSDRKKHSHVHTSDKPYNCKVRGCDKSYTHPSSLRKHMKVHCKSPPPSSGYESSTPSLVSPSSDLGREPAGGPSVLSDPSVGASQQQQQQPANLSEWYVCHSSGASGGHTPPSGHSTPDPSEEPPYRNPQPRDAF